From the Lolium rigidum isolate FL_2022 chromosome 2, APGP_CSIRO_Lrig_0.1, whole genome shotgun sequence genome, one window contains:
- the LOC124692643 gene encoding nicotinamidase 1-like has protein sequence MGSEGTYDDAGAAAIDLLRTAAPVRPDADHLLTSRTGLVIVDVVNGFCTVGAGNLAPVTPNKQIEKMVEEAGRLARVFCDRNWPVFAFLDTHYPDKPEPPFPPHCIIGSGEENFVPALEWLENDPNVTIRRKDCIDGYLASFEKDGSNVFGDWVAKFQIQTVLVVGICTDYCVLDFASSTLAARNIGRVPPLQDVVIYSEGCATFDLPVEVAMNIKGALAHPQDLMHHMGLYMAKSRGAKIVDRIILE, from the exons ATGGGCTCCGAAGGCACCTACGacgacgccggcgccgccgcgattGACCTGCTCCGCACGGCGGCGCCCGTCCGGCCGGACGCCGACCACCTCCTCACCAGCCGCACGGGGCTCGTCATCGTCGACGTCGTCAACGGCTTCTGCACCGTCGGCGCCGGGAACCTC GCCCCTGTTACTCCAAACAAGCAGATAGAGAagatggtggaggaggccgggagGCTCGCCAGGGTGTTCTGCGACAGGAACTGGCCCGTCTTCGCGTTCCTCGATACCCACTACCCGGATAAGCCCGAGCCGCCTTTCCCGCCGCACTGTATCATCGGCTCCGGCGAGGAAAATTTTGTTCCAG CTCTGGAGTGGTTGGAAAACGATCCCAATGTGACCATCAGGAGGAAGGACTGCATTGACGGTTATCTTGCCTCATTTGAGAAGGACGGGTCCAATGTCTTCGGCGACTGGGTCGCCAAGTTTCAGATCCAAACT GTTTTAGTTGTAGGAATATGTACAGACTACTGCGTTTTGGACTTTGCGAGCTCGACTTTGGCAGCCAGAAATATTGGCAGAGTACCGCCGTTGCAAGATGTTGTGATCTACTCCGAGGGATGTGCTACTTTTGACCTCCCTGTTGAAGTAGCCATGAATATCAAAGGAGCTTTAGCTCATCCACAG GATCTTATGCATCACATGGGACTTTACATGGCCAAATCAAGGGGTGCGAAGATAGTTGACAGAATTATTCTTGAATAG
- the LOC124687742 gene encoding uncharacterized protein LOC124687742: protein MAFAAPAAVFLDENLPIHRGKRADGLNAKPLKPSAKPSARKALRDVSNTSKPLRDVSNIKGNAALKDRSVLKDKSALRSQETIKKNPVNKTTIFPDEATKKCHDWAKGGVEGAHFTGNDAQKLDSDKINQRVKKKVDKINSALRDWPDVIFDPLLFPAKAVAPFYEEVNVLEMEPEILPDVTSSRGLSTSGNLAKLAEDYFGDDNYPFLEPVEFQLKDEESCHPWSLEGMN from the exons ATGGCTTTCGCAGCTCCAGCAGCTGTGTTTCTTGATGAGAACCTGCCAATCCATAGAG GCAAGAGGGCTGATGGGCTGAATGCCAAGCCACTGAAACCATCAGCTAAGCCGTCAGCCAGGAAGGCCCTGCGGGATGTGTCCAACACCAGCAAGCCCCTGCGGGATGTGTCCAACATCAAAGGTAACGCCGCCTTGAAGGACAGGTCCGTCCTCAAAGACAAGTCTGCTCTGCGTAGCCAGGAAACCATTAAGAAGAACCCAGTGAACAAGACTACAATCTTTCCTGATGAGGCGACCAAAAAATGTCATGACTGGGCTAAGGGTGGCGTGGAGGGTGCCCACTTCACTGGGAATGATGCTCAGAAGTTGGACAGTGACAAGATAAATCAAC GTGTCAAGAAGAAAGTGGATAAAATAAATTCAGCATTGCGTGACTGGCCAGATGTGATATTTGATCCTCTGCTATTTCCAGCTAAG GCAGTTGCACCGTTTTATGAAGAAGTAAACGTGCTGGAAATGGAGCCTGAGATTCTTCCAGATGTCACCAGCAGCCGTGGTCTCTCAACTTCAG GCAATCTTGCAAAGCTGGCTGAAGATTATTTCGGTGATGACAATTACCCATTCCTGGAGCCTGTTGAGTTTCAGCTGAAAGACGAGGAAAGTTGTCATCCCTGGAGCCTGGAAGGAATGAACTGA